The Amphiprion ocellaris isolate individual 3 ecotype Okinawa chromosome 6, ASM2253959v1, whole genome shotgun sequence genome contains a region encoding:
- the LOC111564024 gene encoding ras-related protein Rab-14-like, which produces MTAAPYNYSYIFKYIIIGDMGVGKSCLLHQFTEKKFMADCPHTIGVEFGTRIMEVHGQKVKLQIWDTAGQERFRAVTRSYYRGAAGALMVYDITRRSTYNHLSSWLTDARNLTNPNTVIILIGNKADLEAQRDVTYEEAKQFADENGLLFLEASAKTGENVEEAFLEAAKRIYQNIQDGSLDLNAAESGVQHKPSAPQGGRLNADSQPAKEGCSC; this is translated from the exons GTGATATGGGCGTCGGGAAGTCGTGTCTACTGCATCAGTTCACAGAGAAGAAGT TCATGGCCGACTGTCCTCACACCATCGGGGTGGAGTTCGGGACAAGGATCATGGAGGTCCACGGCCAGAAGGTGAAGCTGCAGATCTGGGACACTGCAGGTCAGGAGAGGTTCAGGGCCGTCACCAGGTCTTACTACAGAGGGGCCGCCGGGGCCCTCATGGTCTACGACATCACCAG GAGGAGCACCTACAATCACCTGAGCAGCTGGTTGACGGACGCCAGGAACCTGACAAACCCCAACACA GTGATTATTCTGATCGGAAACAAGGCCGACCTGGAGGCTCAGAGAGACGTGACGTACGAGGAAGCCAAACAGTTCGCCGACGAGAACG GTTTGCTGTTTCTGGAGGCCAGCGCCAAAAC AGGGGAGAATGTAGAGGAGGCCTTCCTGGAGGCGGCGAAGAGGATCTACCAGAACATCCAAGATGGCAGTCTGGACCTGAACGCTGCAGAGTCAGGAGTCCAACACAAACCGTCGGCGCCACAAGGAGGCCGCCTCAACGCCGACAGCCAGCCGGCTAAAGAGGGCTGCAGCTGTTAA